The Desulfovibrio sp. JC010 sequence ACAGCACCAGCACAATGACCAGCACCACGCCTCTTGAACTGCATTCGTTATTCCTGGGCATACGGAATCCTCTCAAGCAGCATGACTTCCTTGCCGTCCTCAAAGTTCAGCCTAAGCCGGAAAGCCTTAACAGTCGATCTGTCGCTTACCCCCTTAGCTCTTTGCTGAGAAAGAGAAATCCAGACATTTTTATCAATATCCAGAAATTCCAGCCTCCAGGACTTTAACCCACGCATCAACAGCTGTGAATTCTCGAATTCAAGGTCTGGAGATTTTTCAATTCTGCGAACCATTTCCGATGAAAAATCCCAGGACACAACCACAGGTCCTGAATTTTCTATCGTAATGGAATGGCTAGATTCAAAGGTAAGGCCTGTCGCACCGGCACCGACCATCCTGCCGGGCACAATATTCTGCAAATCGCGATGCAGGATGCGGCGCAGAGTAAACAGACGCGAAGAGAGACCGGCACTGGAACGGACAACCTCATTGTTGGTGACCGACTGCCCCAACACCATGGCAACCATACTCATCAGCAGCCCGGAAAGGACCAGTCCGATGAGCACTTCAATAAGCGAAAATCCCGCCTGCCGGTCAGACGAAGAATGGTTGCGTGGATAAAAACTCATTAAAACAGCTTCTTTTTGTGTGAGACCCGATAAATTTTCCACCCAAGGGTATAGTCTTCACTGCGGGTTTCAAGAGTATAGAAGCCCTTGCCTGTGGAAGATACTGTTTCAAGACCGACCCTGAAACTGCCTTCAGGCGGTCCGGGCCATGACACCCAGCCCGAGGAAACTACATTCAATTTATCAGGATATTTATGAGCCAGAATATCCTGCGAAAGATTCAGGACGTTCCATGAATCCTTGGAAGACTGGGCCATGAGCGCGCTCTGCCGCTGCACACCGAGAAAACTCATGGACAGGGTGGCGGCAATGGTCAGAGCCACAATGATTTCTATCAGGGAAAAGCCATTCTTCTGCGCCACAGCTAAATCTCCCCGAACCGGACCGCAAGAGGATCAAGAACAACGGTCAGCCCGTCAGAAAGCACCAGCCTCACTTCATCACTGAATCCTGCGGGATAGATGGTGAATTCAACCCCGCCCTCATCAGCAGGATATTCATTGAAATGCCCGCTGGACACAGCTGAAGGCAGGGAAACTTCCTCCCCATTCCATTTGACCAGCCCGTTTTCAAAATCAATATACACATACTGGCGGATGTCGTTAGTCACCGCTTCGGTTCTGGCCTCGTAAATCAAAGCGTTTACCTGATTGAGACTGTCGTCCCCCCGGTCTCCGGCAAGATCAAGATTGGGCATGAGCGTAAACCAGCCCATGCCCACTATGAACAGAACAATTAACAGTTCTATGAAGGTCAGTCCGCCGGAAGATCGGCGGGCAGCATGCATATTCATAAGATTATTTTATTCCGGCTATTCCCAGCTCTTGATGTCAGCGTCGTAATCTTCACCGCCTTCCATGCCGTCGGCACCGAGGGAAATAAGCTCGTAAGGACGTCCGTCCTCACCGGGACTTCTGTAAATGTAATCATAACCCCAGGGATCAACCGGGGCAGTGGTGGAATCAAGATAACCGCCTTTGCGGTAGTTGCGGGGGACAGGACGACTTTCCGGCTTGGTGATCAAAGCCTGCAATCCCTGCTCGGTGGTGGGGTAGCGTCCGGTGTCCAGCTTGTAAAGCTTAAGGGCTGAATCAAGGGCCTTCATATCCATCTTGGCCTTGGTGACCCTTGCTTCGTTGGGACGGTCCATGATTTTGGGTACCAGCATGGAGGCCAGCAGGCCGAGAATAACAATAACAATCATCAACTCGATGAGACTGAAACCACGCTGACCCTTTTTAAGGTCGGCAATACAAATTCTTTTTTTCTGCATAATTTCCTCTACTTATTATTAAACCTGTCTGGGATCAGTCCCTGATGTCGGTTTTTCCTCTTTCCAGAGACTCCCACTCAAGAGGAGAGTCTGCCGCGATTCCCTTACGGCGGGGAAGCATGCCCCGAAACTTGAAATAATCATCCGGTCGGGCCACTTTTTGCCACCAGAGGTAATACCCTTTACTTGGTATATACCTGCAATACAACCTCTGAAATTCGCGCTGGGCAATGGGAACGGCCAAGACGAAATCCCGTCCGCGCTCGGAAAAACCGTAATTCCGATCCAGCTTCACTTTTTTCCAGTCGGCAAAATCATACTCTTCCTTTAGAGGAACACCACTAAGTGATGAATAATACCGAAACTCTCCGTCAATATCTCTGACCCGATAGACCTTGCCCAAAGGGGATCGCTCAACAGCAAAAGAAGCGGGTTTAAAAGAAACTTTTTTGGAAAAACTTTTTCGCGGAGAGCGGTAAAACAAGACCCCGTTTTTCAGAAAAAAACCGTCTTTCTGTTCATAATACGGACTTTTGATCCGTTGACTTACATCCCACTGAAAGCGTTCATCCTTTTCAGTTACAATATTAAGTCGGGCTCCTTCCGCTTTCACAGATTTAAACGGTCCGCCCTTGATTTTCTGGTCAAAAATACGGGTCAGTTTCAGAGGGCTCCACATAACCATTTTCCCGGTAGCATCCACCCCCATGAGAATTCCTTCTTCATTGGAAAAAGTCAGGGAAAGCGGTTTGTAAGTGAAACGGTCAATCCTGCGGAGCTTCCCGGCAGCAGGGCCGACCCAGAGCCTGCGGGCCTTATCAACCAAAGCGAGCCAGCTTCCGCGCGGAGAAAGGGCAAAGATATCCACGGTACTGTTCACATTGTGCACCCGCACCCGAGCGCATTGCTTAACATTAAAAATCTCAACAGCCCTTCCTTCTCCGGACGATACGGCAACAAAATCTGATTCAGGAAACCATGACACGGAATTTACGGGTTCCGACACGGCCTGCACCGCCGCACAGCCCCGGCTGCCGTACATGCGGACCACCCCGTTTTTGAATCCTGCGGCAAGAATATTTCCTTCATGCACAAAGGTGGTTACATCTTCAGCCAGATTAACCACCTCGTTGCTTTTGCTCAGCTGAACGTAATAATTTCCGGACATATCGTCCGGTGGTCGATTGTAAATGCTGTCCAGCGAAGAATACTGCTGCGAGGCTGCATATTCCACAAATCCGGCAAGGCTGAGCGGTTCCTGCCCGACAAGCATGGAAACATCGAGGCTTTCATCAGTAACAAGCGAAGGCTCGTCCGATACCGGGGAAGGCTGCTTTGTACAGCCGGACGCAATAAGGATAGAGGCTGACAGAACCAGAATGATTGACTTTATATTCATAACGTTATCTTTTTCAGAAAAGAAGTTTTGAAAACACCTTAAAACACCGCCGCTGGCAATGCAATCGCACTTTCCAACCGGATGTGTTAAAGCAGAGCACACAAAAGTCAAGCATGAACGCAAAACACCGCTTGCCCATAACCCGGTATTACGGCAAAAGAAGCCAAAAGCATAACAACCCTTTCCACGAAAGAGCCAGATGAGCAAGATATACAAAAAGATACTGGATTACCTCTCCGGACATACGGGCCGGCAGACAGACGTACACTCCCAAAACACCGGCTGGAGACTTCCTGTCCTTGCGACATTCTACATTCTGGCCTACGTGCTTTTCGACCTTGTTGCGGACAGCATTTCCCGACATTATATTTTCTGCATCTTTCTGGTGGTTTCCAGTCTTTATTTTTCATGGAGGCTGGGTGGCCGGGAAACCATGGCCTATGTAGGGTTTTTCAATATCTTTTTTGCCTTCATCTTTTCCCGGCTGCTGTACATGACCGGAAACTTTTCTTCAAAACTTTTCCTGAGCCGTTCTTTCATGACACTTTACGTAGTGGCCATTATATTCATGTTCATAATGACCAAACGTAAGTCTCCTGCCGACCGGGAAAAAGTGGACCGGGAAAGATCCATCCGCGATGAACGCCAGAAACGCAGACAGCTGGAACTTATGGTTGCCACGGAAAAACTGACCGACGACATGATCACGCAGGCCAATATGGTTAAAGATGAATTGATGGTCCTGCAGAATTCATGGAAATCGCAGATTCATACCATCGTCAACGACCTGCCCAGAGTAAAGGAACGGGAGCTGTACAATCAGATTGTCACCCCTTTTGAAGAGAGCATTGTTGAACATCTGCGCGATCTGGAGAAAAGACTTTCCTTTAAACCGCAGCTCATAGGTCTTGACGAACTGGCCCTAAACCTTACAGATAGACTTGAAAACGACCAAAAACATTCCCGTAAACGGCTGGACTTGAATTATGATTTTGAAAAATGGTTAAGCAGGGACGAAGAAATCCTTGTAGACCGTTATAAGACATGGGAAATACTGATCAACCTGATCAGGAACAGCCAGACCGCCATGGAACTGCACCAGATTGAGTTGCTTCGTAACGGCAGCGAAGACTTCAAAACCTTCAAACCCCGCTTATCGATCATCGCTGACGTACAGGGTACCCACGCCCGCTTACGGGTAACGGATACCGGAGGCGGCGTCTCCGATGACAGTCTGCAGGACCTTTTCAAAAAGGCCGTGCCTTCGGCAAAACGAAAAGGCAAAGCAATGGGTCAGGGAACCGTTTTCGTTAAATTTTTCGGCGACAACATGGGCTTTGACATCTCAGCCAGAAACACAGAAACCCTGGGCAACAAGGGGCTTGAAGTAACCGTACTCATTCCCCTTGGAACCTTCGGCCCCGCAGGGGCCATTCCAGCAGGAGATAAGTAATGACCCCGGAACAGGATCCGTACTTTTTTGTTTTGGCAGACGATGACCCGCGTCTGCACGAATACACTGTTTCAATTCTTCGTGATGCGGGAATCCTTGAAAAACACGAATCTTTCTACGATCCGGTTTCATTTCTGGCCTTCTTAAAAGAATCAGAAGAAGAACCGGATGTAATCCTGCTGGATGTACATTTTGAAGGCTCAGGCTTAAGCGGGGTCGATATTCTGCCTTACATCCGTGAGGAATACCCGTATATCCCGGTCATCCTGCTGACCGGAATGGATGCCGAAGCCACAGATGAAGCCCAGTCCGATGTTTTCACCTATTTCATTCCCAAGCCGGTCACCGAAGACCACCTGCTGCGCATGCTCCATTTCTATCTCGGGAAAAGCAAAAAAACTGCTGAGCAGGTCAACGTCCTCATGGCCGAAATGGAAGAGGTCAAAGGCTACCATCAGCTGCTGGAAGAAGAGGTGGAGCAGCTTCAGGACGAGCAACGCCGCCTGGAAGAACAGAGTAAAACCGAAAAGACTGCCGGATCCGGGAAAGGATTTGAAAGAGTCACCGAAATACTTGAATCCCTGCTGACCAAAAGTGAGGCCATGCCCAGCTTTATCGCCGATCTGGAAAAGGTCTATTCCACCCAGTTCAAGCTGTTCAAAAAGGTCATTGAAACCCTGATCCGCTTTGACGTTCAGGACGCAGGCACACCGGGAATGAACATCCACAAGGTCAAAGGCACCCAGAACGTTTTCAGTGCCCGGCTCTCCAGAAAAGTAAGGCTTTTTTATTACAGCTCGGCTAAGACGACACGAAAAAGGCTTTTAAGATTAGACATTTACCACGACACCAAGGGTATGGACAAGTGGATTAAAAACAACTACCATTCTTACGCTGAAATTGAAGAAAAATAATTAGGATATATTTTTAATGGACCTTAAAGTCACCAAATTTCCGGCATGGCTGTGGCCGCTCGCTTTCGGGCTGGCTGCCGCCTATCTTGTGTCGTCCTTTATACCGCTGCCCAAGCCCACTGCGCCCATTCTCGGCCAGTCTTTTTCCTCTGATGCGGCAACCAAAATTGAAAAGGACTCAAAGCTGATTCTTGAAAAGAACGTTCTTGGATTGGACAACCCAGCTGAATTACAAAAGAAAGCCAAAGTTACCCCCTCCACATGGACTCTGATCGGAATCCTGACCGGGGAAACCGATATGGCTGTTTTCCGTATCAAAAAGGAAACCGTGATCCTGCGCGAAGGCGAAGACTACGAAGGCTGGACCCTTGATGAAATCAAGCCGCAATACGTCATCTGGAAATACGGGCGCGAACAGAAAAAAGTCGCCATGTGGGATCAAGTCCAGAATATGAAGCTTGTACGCGGCAAGACCAATAAAATTTCGGTCAATAAGGCAGAAGCCAAAGAAATTCTGGATGACCCCAACCAGTTTCTCAAGCAGGCTCTATTCAAGCCCCGCAGCAAGGGCGGCAAAACCCAAGGCTTCCGGGTCACCAATATCAGGACGAATTCCATGCTCAAAAAGCTTGGCCTGGAAAACGGCGATGTGCTCATGCGCATTAACGGTGAAATGATTACCGGACCGACCAAGCTGCTGCAGATTTACGGTTCCCTCGGCGGGGCCTCCGCCATCTCCATGGATGTGGAACGCAAAGGCCAGATGCTCTCACTCATAGTCGAACTCAAGTAGGACCCAATGCCCACTTATCAATATAGAGCAGTTACAGGCGAAGGGAAAAAGAAAAAGGGTTTTGTTGAAGCCTCTTCCCAGTCCCGGGCCTTTGCCACTTTGCAAAGCAAAGGGCTGATGCCCCTGCGTCTGGAACAGGTCAAATCCGGGCAAAAAGAAAAAAGCTCTACCCAGTCGCTGGCTGCGTCCATGTCCATGGGCGGCAAAATCAGGCTGGGTGAATCTTTCTACTATCTCGGCATCCTGCTCCAGAGCGGTACCGCGCTGGCTCAATCCCTAGACATGATGGCCCGCATGACCGGCGGTAAGGCCAGCCATACATGGATGGAAATCCGTGATGCGGTCCAGTCCGGGGAGAGCTTCTCTTCCTGTCTCGGCAAATACCCCAAAATTTTTCCCACAGTATACGTAGGCATGGTTCAGGTTGCCGAATCTGTAGGTAAACTCGGTGACGTGCTTGAAAACATCGCCAAATACGAAGAAGAACGCGCTGAAGTAAGCGGACGGCTCATGACCGCCATGGTTTATCCGGTGGTTATCCTGCTCATCGGTATGGGCGCGGTATACTTCCTTCTTTCCGAAGTTCTGCCCAAGATCACCGGCATATTCAAAGCCGCCAAAGGCGAACTGCCCACCTCCACCAAAATAGTGGTCGCGCTGGGCAATACCCTTGAAGGGCTGGGCCCCATGGCTCTGCTCATCCCCTTATGCATCATTTTCGGCCTCTACAGCGCGTACAAATCCGTGCCCAAGTTCCGGGAAAAAGTGGATGGCCTGCTCTGGAAAATGCCGCTGGTCCAGAAGAGTACACTGGCCCGTTTTTCCGGCATTCTCGGTTTCCAGATCGATGCCGGGATTCCCCTTGTGCAGGGCATGGAAAGTTCTGCCAACGCTGTAAATTCCACATTTTTCAAAAAGAAAATGGCCGAAGCCCGTGAAGAAGTCGCTACAGGTCGATCTTTGAGTGCCGTGCTTGCGGAACAGAAAATTTATCCCGATATCTACATCCTGACCCTCACCGCCGGACAGAAATCCGGTGAACTGGGCAAATTCCTGCAACGCATGGGCACCATCTTCGAAAGAGACGTGGACAACTTCATGAAACGTGTGGTTGCACTGGCTGAACCAATGCTGCTGCTGTTCATCGGCATGCTCATCGCGTTCATTGTTGTCGCCATCATGGGCCCCATTTTCGACCTCACCTCACTCGTAAAGTAGGTAAAAATGACCGAAAAACAACTTTCCGACTTCATAAAACGAGGCAGGGAAGTCCTTGAAATTGAAGAAAAAGGACTGGCCTCCATCCGCGAATCACTGGACCTTGATTTTGCAAAAGCCGTTGAAATGCTGGCCGGCTGCAAAGGCAGGGTAATCATCACCGGACTGGGCAAATCAGGACTGGTAGGTCGCAAGATAGCCGCGACCATGTCCTCCACCGGAACCCCCTCCTTTTTTCTGCACCCTGTTGAAGGTGCCCACGGGGACCTCGGCATGGTCCGCAGAGAAGACGTGGTAATCTCCATTTCCAACAGCGGGGAGACCGACGAACTCAACGCCCTGCTTCCGGCTATCCGGTCCTTCGGTACCAAGATAATTTCCATCACCTCTGAAACAGAGTCCACCATGGGCCGTCTCTCGGATATCGTCATCAGGACCAAAGTCCCCTGCGAGGCCTGCTCCCACGGGCTGGCCCCCACATCATCCACCACCGCAGCCCTTGCCATGGGCGACGCGCTGGCGGTCTGCCTCATGGACCACAAAGCTTTTGACAGTCAGGATTTTAAAAAATTTCATCCCGGCGGATCACTGGGCCGCAGGCTGACCCTGTGCATCAGCGAACTCATGCACACGGACAACATACCCGCCGCCGCGCAGAACGCACCGCTCTCCGAAGCCCTGACCGTTCTCGACAAAGGCGGCCTCGGCCTCGTTGCCCTCACCGACGGCAGCAAACTTTCCGGGGTCATCACCGACGGAGATGTACGCCGCATGGTCTGTTCCGGCAATTTTGACGCACAAATTTCCGCCCGCGAAGTCATGATCGAAAATCCCCTGCGCATAACCCCGGACATGTCCGCAGCGCAGGCCCTCGACATCATGGAATCCAAAGAGATCACCGTGCTGCCTGTTGTAAACGAAGAAGGCACGCTCACAGGCATGATTCATCTGCACGATCTTCTGGGTAAAGGCAGATTAAAATTCGCGGATAATACGCGCAATTAAGCCTCCGGCGGCCCTGCCGGGGGCCTTAAACCCTTTTTGTAAAAAGGGTTTAAGAATCCCAAAAACTTTTATTAAGCTTCGCTGGGCTAATAATTAAAATATTTCAAATACCCCCAACTAACACGTTTTGGGAAAGGGGTGAGGAGTCCAGAGGAGAGGGGAAAACACTTTTTGGCGTTAGCAAAAGGGTTTTCCCCTCTCCTCTGGTTCCCGAAGGGCCGCCGGAGGCAACTATGTGTGGAATCGCTGGTTTTATTGATCTTACCAAATCTTCAGATGCGAAACGTCTGGAACGTATTGCCCATAAAATGGGTGACGCCCTGAACATGCGCGGCCCGGACGGCTGCGGCCAATGGTCCGATCCTGAGTGGGGCGTAGGGCTGGACCACCGCCGACTGGCCATCATCGACCTGACCGAAGAGGGCGTGCAGCCCATGCATTCCAGGTCAGGCCGCTATGTCACTGTCTTTAACGGCGAAATCTACAATTACCGCGACCTGCGTACAGAACTTGAACAGACCGAAGGCTTTCCGGGCTGGCGCGGCCATTCCGATACCGAAGTCATGCTGGAGGCCGTTGAACAATGGGGATTTGAAGAAGCCCTGAAACGGTTTAGCGGCATGTTCGCCATTGCCATCTGGGACCGCAAAGAGCACTGTCTGCTCCTTGCCCGCGACCGCATGGGCGAAAAGCCGCTCTATTATTCCCGGCAGGGTGATAATTTTCTCTTCGGCTCGGAGCTTAAAGCTCTCATGGGCTACAAAAAATATTTCAAACGCACAGTGGACCGCGACTCGCTGGCCGCTTATCTACGCTATTGCTACGTTCCCGCCCCGCACACAATTTTCAAAGATACATTCTGTCTGATGCCCGGCACATGGACCTGTTTACGCGCTAATGGCGAGCTCATGGAGCCCCGGCCATACTGGTCCCTGCTGGACTGTGCCCGTGAAGCTGAAAACAAAATTTTCACTGCCCCGGATGATGCGATTGTTGAAACGCTGGAAGACCTGCTGCTCAAAGTCATTGAGCGGGAAATGATCTCCGATGTACCGCTGGGCGCGTTCCTTTCCGGCGGGGTGGATTCCTCGCTTATCGTCTCCCTGATGCAGCAATGCGCACTGGCACCGGTTAAGACCTTCACCATCGGCTTTGATGATGAAGCATACAATGAAGCGGATGACGCCAAGGCCGTGGCCAAGCATATAGGAACCGAGCACACCGAACTGTACGTCACCCCCAAGGACGCGCTGGACGTAATTCCGCAGATTGCACAGATCTGGGACCAGCCCTTTTCCGATTCCTCGCAGATTCCCACCCACCTAGTCTCGCGCATGACCCGTGAACATGTGACCGTGGCCCTTTCCGGTGACGGCGGAGATGAACTTTTCGCGGGCTACAACCGTCATTTCAAAGGCTGCTCCCTGTGGAATAATCTTAAAAACATTCCCGCCCCGCTGCGCAGAATGCTTGCCGGCTGGATTTCATCGGTACCGCCGCAAAGCTGGAACAAAGTGTTCAAGATGTACGGCCCGTTCCTGCCGTCCAGCCTGCAGATACGTTTACCCGGTCAGAAAATACATAAGCTGGCCAATGTGATGGGCGCATCGTCTGCTGCAGACTATTATCGCGATCTGACTTCAATCTGGCTGAATCCCGAAACCGTGGTGCCGGGTGCCCGTGAGTTCAAGGGGCCGTTCCAGAATCCTAACCGCCAGCCGGAACAGGACAACCTGACCGCGTGGATGCAGTTCATGGACGCGGCCAACTACATGACCGACGACATCCTGACCAAAGTGGACCGGGCAGCCATGGCTGTCAGCCTTGAGACCCGCGCACCGTTTCTGGATCATGAGATAGTGGAATTTTCCCAACGTCTGCCCATGCATCTGCGCATAGCCAACGGTCAGGGCAAACATATTTTGCGTCAGATTCTGTACAAATACGTGCCGCAGGAAATGATCGAACGCCCGAAAATGGGCTTCGGCGTACCCATCGACTGCTGGCTGCGCGGCCCGCTGCGTGAGTGGGCCGAAGAACTGCTGGCCCCGGACCGTCTGGATAACGAAGGGTATTTCAACGTGGGAGAGGTGCGCCTTGCATGGAACGAACACCTGACCGGGATCAAGGATAACCAGTATAAAATCTGGAGTGTATTGATGTTCCAGAGCTGGTGCGAGCACTGGGAGATCGGGTCATGAAAATTGCAATTATCGGCGGGTACGGCCCGTCACTCATAAATTTCCGTGGCCCTATGCTGCGTGCCATGAAAAATGCCGGACATGAAGTCTACGGCATTGCCCCGCTGGATTCCCCGGACGTGCCTGAAAAGCTGGCCGCCATGGGTATTAAATTCATTGAGGCACCCATCCAACGAAAAGGCATGAATCCGCTTAAAGATTTGGTGGCTCTTTTCGCTCTGATAAAAATACTCAGACAAACTAAACCGGACGCTGTACTTTCGTATACCATCAAGCCTGTTATCTACGGCTCCATCGCTGCTAAGCTGGCCGGGGTTAAAAATATTTATTCCATGATCACCGGGCTGGGCTATGCCTTCGGTCAGACCTCCGGCAAACGGGGACTGCTCTTCAAGCTGGTCAAAAATATGTACCGCGCCGGACTGGCCTGTAACAACACAGTCATGTTTCAGAACCCGGATGACCGGGATTTGTTTAAAAATACTAGTATCATCCCGCAGGATAAAGTTACTGTGATTACCAATGGATCCGGGGTTGATCTAGGGCACTAC is a genomic window containing:
- a CDS encoding type II secretion system protein, with translation MAQKNGFSLIEIIVALTIAATLSMSFLGVQRQSALMAQSSKDSWNVLNLSQDILAHKYPDKLNVVSSGWVSWPGPPEGSFRVGLETVSSTGKGFYTLETRSEDYTLGWKIYRVSHKKKLF
- the gspG gene encoding type II secretion system major pseudopilin GspG, translated to MQKKRICIADLKKGQRGFSLIELMIVIVILGLLASMLVPKIMDRPNEARVTKAKMDMKALDSALKLYKLDTGRYPTTEQGLQALITKPESRPVPRNYRKGGYLDSTTAPVDPWGYDYIYRSPGEDGRPYELISLGADGMEGGEDYDADIKSWE
- a CDS encoding ATP-binding protein, whose amino-acid sequence is MSKIYKKILDYLSGHTGRQTDVHSQNTGWRLPVLATFYILAYVLFDLVADSISRHYIFCIFLVVSSLYFSWRLGGRETMAYVGFFNIFFAFIFSRLLYMTGNFSSKLFLSRSFMTLYVVAIIFMFIMTKRKSPADREKVDRERSIRDERQKRRQLELMVATEKLTDDMITQANMVKDELMVLQNSWKSQIHTIVNDLPRVKERELYNQIVTPFEESIVEHLRDLEKRLSFKPQLIGLDELALNLTDRLENDQKHSRKRLDLNYDFEKWLSRDEEILVDRYKTWEILINLIRNSQTAMELHQIELLRNGSEDFKTFKPRLSIIADVQGTHARLRVTDTGGGVSDDSLQDLFKKAVPSAKRKGKAMGQGTVFVKFFGDNMGFDISARNTETLGNKGLEVTVLIPLGTFGPAGAIPAGDK
- a CDS encoding WD40 repeat domain-containing protein translates to MNIKSIILVLSASILIASGCTKQPSPVSDEPSLVTDESLDVSMLVGQEPLSLAGFVEYAASQQYSSLDSIYNRPPDDMSGNYYVQLSKSNEVVNLAEDVTTFVHEGNILAAGFKNGVVRMYGSRGCAAVQAVSEPVNSVSWFPESDFVAVSSGEGRAVEIFNVKQCARVRVHNVNSTVDIFALSPRGSWLALVDKARRLWVGPAAGKLRRIDRFTYKPLSLTFSNEEGILMGVDATGKMVMWSPLKLTRIFDQKIKGGPFKSVKAEGARLNIVTEKDERFQWDVSQRIKSPYYEQKDGFFLKNGVLFYRSPRKSFSKKVSFKPASFAVERSPLGKVYRVRDIDGEFRYYSSLSGVPLKEEYDFADWKKVKLDRNYGFSERGRDFVLAVPIAQREFQRLYCRYIPSKGYYLWWQKVARPDDYFKFRGMLPRRKGIAADSPLEWESLERGKTDIRD
- a CDS encoding Tfp pilus assembly protein FimT/FimU, with the protein product MNMHAARRSSGGLTFIELLIVLFIVGMGWFTLMPNLDLAGDRGDDSLNQVNALIYEARTEAVTNDIRQYVYIDFENGLVKWNGEEVSLPSAVSSGHFNEYPADEGGVEFTIYPAGFSDEVRLVLSDGLTVVLDPLAVRFGEI
- a CDS encoding SIS domain-containing protein; amino-acid sequence: MTEKQLSDFIKRGREVLEIEEKGLASIRESLDLDFAKAVEMLAGCKGRVIITGLGKSGLVGRKIAATMSSTGTPSFFLHPVEGAHGDLGMVRREDVVISISNSGETDELNALLPAIRSFGTKIISITSETESTMGRLSDIVIRTKVPCEACSHGLAPTSSTTAALAMGDALAVCLMDHKAFDSQDFKKFHPGGSLGRRLTLCISELMHTDNIPAAAQNAPLSEALTVLDKGGLGLVALTDGSKLSGVITDGDVRRMVCSGNFDAQISAREVMIENPLRITPDMSAAQALDIMESKEITVLPVVNEEGTLTGMIHLHDLLGKGRLKFADNTRN
- the asnB gene encoding asparagine synthase (glutamine-hydrolyzing); translation: MCGIAGFIDLTKSSDAKRLERIAHKMGDALNMRGPDGCGQWSDPEWGVGLDHRRLAIIDLTEEGVQPMHSRSGRYVTVFNGEIYNYRDLRTELEQTEGFPGWRGHSDTEVMLEAVEQWGFEEALKRFSGMFAIAIWDRKEHCLLLARDRMGEKPLYYSRQGDNFLFGSELKALMGYKKYFKRTVDRDSLAAYLRYCYVPAPHTIFKDTFCLMPGTWTCLRANGELMEPRPYWSLLDCAREAENKIFTAPDDAIVETLEDLLLKVIEREMISDVPLGAFLSGGVDSSLIVSLMQQCALAPVKTFTIGFDDEAYNEADDAKAVAKHIGTEHTELYVTPKDALDVIPQIAQIWDQPFSDSSQIPTHLVSRMTREHVTVALSGDGGDELFAGYNRHFKGCSLWNNLKNIPAPLRRMLAGWISSVPPQSWNKVFKMYGPFLPSSLQIRLPGQKIHKLANVMGASSAADYYRDLTSIWLNPETVVPGAREFKGPFQNPNRQPEQDNLTAWMQFMDAANYMTDDILTKVDRAAMAVSLETRAPFLDHEIVEFSQRLPMHLRIANGQGKHILRQILYKYVPQEMIERPKMGFGVPIDCWLRGPLREWAEELLAPDRLDNEGYFNVGEVRLAWNEHLTGIKDNQYKIWSVLMFQSWCEHWEIGS
- a CDS encoding prepilin-type N-terminal cleavage/methylation domain-containing protein yields the protein MSFYPRNHSSSDRQAGFSLIEVLIGLVLSGLLMSMVAMVLGQSVTNNEVVRSSAGLSSRLFTLRRILHRDLQNIVPGRMVGAGATGLTFESSHSITIENSGPVVVSWDFSSEMVRRIEKSPDLEFENSQLLMRGLKSWRLEFLDIDKNVWISLSQQRAKGVSDRSTVKAFRLRLNFEDGKEVMLLERIPYAQE
- a CDS encoding type II secretory pathway component PulC-like protein, with the translated sequence MDLKVTKFPAWLWPLAFGLAAAYLVSSFIPLPKPTAPILGQSFSSDAATKIEKDSKLILEKNVLGLDNPAELQKKAKVTPSTWTLIGILTGETDMAVFRIKKETVILREGEDYEGWTLDEIKPQYVIWKYGREQKKVAMWDQVQNMKLVRGKTNKISVNKAEAKEILDDPNQFLKQALFKPRSKGGKTQGFRVTNIRTNSMLKKLGLENGDVLMRINGEMITGPTKLLQIYGSLGGASAISMDVERKGQMLSLIVELK
- a CDS encoding response regulator, coding for MTPEQDPYFFVLADDDPRLHEYTVSILRDAGILEKHESFYDPVSFLAFLKESEEEPDVILLDVHFEGSGLSGVDILPYIREEYPYIPVILLTGMDAEATDEAQSDVFTYFIPKPVTEDHLLRMLHFYLGKSKKTAEQVNVLMAEMEEVKGYHQLLEEEVEQLQDEQRRLEEQSKTEKTAGSGKGFERVTEILESLLTKSEAMPSFIADLEKVYSTQFKLFKKVIETLIRFDVQDAGTPGMNIHKVKGTQNVFSARLSRKVRLFYYSSAKTTRKRLLRLDIYHDTKGMDKWIKNNYHSYAEIEEK
- a CDS encoding type II secretion system F family protein: MPTYQYRAVTGEGKKKKGFVEASSQSRAFATLQSKGLMPLRLEQVKSGQKEKSSTQSLAASMSMGGKIRLGESFYYLGILLQSGTALAQSLDMMARMTGGKASHTWMEIRDAVQSGESFSSCLGKYPKIFPTVYVGMVQVAESVGKLGDVLENIAKYEEERAEVSGRLMTAMVYPVVILLIGMGAVYFLLSEVLPKITGIFKAAKGELPTSTKIVVALGNTLEGLGPMALLIPLCIIFGLYSAYKSVPKFREKVDGLLWKMPLVQKSTLARFSGILGFQIDAGIPLVQGMESSANAVNSTFFKKKMAEAREEVATGRSLSAVLAEQKIYPDIYILTLTAGQKSGELGKFLQRMGTIFERDVDNFMKRVVALAEPMLLLFIGMLIAFIVVAIMGPIFDLTSLVK